The Ailuropoda melanoleuca isolate Jingjing chromosome 4, ASM200744v2, whole genome shotgun sequence region TAAAGTGATTTAGAATTCAGGCAAAGAAATGGGTACTAGTTATCGGACTCCATTCAAACCTAAAAATCAACCTACTTCAGAGTTAGGTAAgctttaaatacatacaaaaatcttAGTACATAATACTAAGAACATAGTAAGCACTCTACCGTAACTGCTAatacaaaatattcagaaataagagccaatttgaaaacatttatcaaTTCACTATAAAACACCTAAATATGAATTCAAatgaaatactttctaaaatacatcaataaaaacaAGATCCCCCCCCACTGATTAAAAGAATGTAACCTGCTATAATACGAGTTATAACATGGAATAACAGATTTATAGTCCGTTCACTAAACAGGGAACATTGATAGCCTACAAAATCCTCAGTAACTAATCCACACAGAAAATAATGTGCATAAGCAAAATCAGACAATACTCTAGctataacatattaaaattttaacattacaGAATCAGTTTGACATctaaaaaatttaagaggaaataAGTTCCAGTGTATTCCATAAGTTTAAACTGCATTAGCAATATGCTAAAAGCATACTcaaaaaacctaaataaagatAGATTTCATCTGATAAGAAGCCTAGAACAGAAAACTGGTTCTTCAAAATGAGTCCAGGAGCTCACTAAGAGCAAGATTTATTAACCTGAGCTCTATGGGGCTTTAGCTTTGGGAAACCCTTgaaattatctgtaaaatgtcatgttatatgcaactgataaattgttgaatactacatctgagactaatgatgtactacatgttggctaattaaattttaaaaagtgtcatggatgtgtgcatgcatgtatggTTAAAAATGCTCTCCACTTTCATTACATACTCAAAGGTCACCATTCAAAAAAGGAATAGTCACATACCATTTTGTAATTAAGTGATCACTCCgagtttatccatttattcagattttttagtAAGTTTTCTTGCAGTATGATATTTTCATGGATAATTTTGACAtataataagcttttaaaaaatcaaaaatagaatctgcaaaaaataatctctttaaaaatagctACTTACCATGTAAGTGTTCCTCTGATACAATTTTTTCATTAGCATGCAATGCTTTTACTGCTATTCTTAAATCCATTGTGTTATTTTCCTGTACTTCTTCAGCTGGTagtttttcaaaactgttttctttgCAGTTGGTGTTGGTCTTTAAGTAATTAGTTAGTTTCCAAAATGAGGCTACTGAACACGTATCAAATGTAACAATACTTAGGGGATTATGTTTTCCGATGTCAGCCTTCTTCCTCAGAGTTACATTTCTAGAATATAATCTTTTACTGATATGGCTTTTCCTTAAGAGGTTCTTATAGACCTCTTTCCTCTTTACAATTttctctttcagcttttgtttctCAGTGCATGTAcaacttatattttctcttttgtaacaaTTTTGATCTAACAATGGGAAGACAGGCTTACTCTGTAATTGATACTGGATTTTTGTAGATCCAGTAGTAGTAACCCCATCTTTAAGAGAATCTGAACCTTTAGAATACACTGCAAGACCAGATGCAACTAACATAtctgccaaattgtttttctcatgaatgacatctacttccagttttgtttcaaaattatgCTTCCTAAACTGAAAAACTAAGCCTGGTTTACTTAGGAAATCTTGAAAGAAACTTTTCACTTCTTCATTCCAGTGTTTCCCTTTAGCGGGTAAGATACCATGTAAGATACAAGGAAAACTTAACCTTGGTATATCCAAAAGTTCGACAGGAACAACTTTCAgattttttatgtctgaataaggTATGTAAACAGAAAATCCATAGTCGATCAACACAAGTAATAAGGACTGATTAGAGACTTCAGAGATTTCTACTCTATTCCACTGATCTTCCAAATCGTATTTGAACAAACAACTAGCACCAGGAGTTAGGCCTTCTTGAGGCACTCTTTGCAAGTTTTCTGGTAGATCAGACAGCAACACAAAGAGCGATTTCATTGTGTCGAAGAAGTCTTCTAACTGAACACAGAAATCTGACGGATCACAAACGGCAGTGGCAATACCAGAATATTGCTTTCCATTTTGGATTTGGGCCCAAGTATATGATCTTATTGTACATGATGACACAGGAGTCTTAGATTCCACATTAAAAATAGATTCTGAAGATTTAAGTTTGTTTTCAATATGAACCGTATTTAAATTGAAGTATTCCAAAAGTAACAGGCCATCTACCAAAATGTCCACTTTCCACACAGAGTTTAAGTATTTCAGGAAAAGACTATTTATGTCCAAATGAGCAAACAAAGACACAATGGACTCAAATGACCagtttctaaaattttcaaacCAAATCCATTTACAAGGCACAGCTTGTCTTGGAATATTTCCAATTTCATTACTAAGCACCTTGGTATTACCTAAAGGCACTATTTCATACCTACCACGATCTACTAAAAAAACAAGCACTTTCTCATCAACATACTTTGCTACTTTTGATCGATACCATTTCaaggtttttttagattttgccaAGCACTCTAAACCTTTTTCAATGTTTTCCATTGATAAAGACGGTTTCTGTCCTTCTTTGGTGATTAGTACTGTTAAATCTgccaagatttttttatttttggataacTTCACATAAAATGTCCCACTTTTTGAGACATAAAGTATCTCAGACTTTTCAAGTTGTCCAGGTTTTAACTCTTCAAAAGGAATCTTAACCAGCTGTTGGCAGGATGGTTGAAGGATCCCAGAACCTTCATACTCCTTTgactctcctttcttcctttcattatcCTCCCCAGAGCTCACCTTTTGAGAGACAGCCACAGGCATCTGcaatactgttttctgtagttttgAACAGGCTGTCCATTTCAGTAGTTCATTAATGACACATGTTCTGTCACAAACAATGTTGACTTCCCATTTCTGCCCATGCTTTTTCAGAAATTCACAAGAAACTGTTCTGTTACTCACTCTTGATGCAAAATAATCCACAGTTTTACTGTCCCATATTTCATCAGGCTCATGCCACTTAACTCCACTAAGAAATGAATGGATTCCTAGCGGAGGAATGGTTAAGAATTCCCTCTGAAACTCATAAATTTTGGATGTGCTTATTACTGCACTGTTACCATAGTCAATAAATTCCACTTCAAAAGAATTTCCTGgcaaaattttcttaataactgcTCTGTAAATGGCATGGTCACCAGGGTATTCTGCAACTACAAGGTCTCCCACCATGGGcttcactgattttctctctttcactatATTCAATCTTCTTTCATTTAGAGCATCTGCTAGTCTGATGATTACATTTTCATTCTCCGCAAGCTGGATATGGAAACTTGCTGGATTACTGATATTAGAAACATATCCTTTAACTTTGGCATTCAAGTAGATTTGAGGTTGAGGAAGATCTTTGATTTGTGGTCTAGTAAAATTAGATGGGTTTGGAGAGGCTGCTTGATTTAGTTCTCGGGTAAAAGACTGCGATACAACCTTTACTGATTTGTGGCCCACATCATTTTCATTAGATCCAGGGACACTTTTTGTATGTGCAGATCCAGAGACATTTTCTGTATGTGCAGATCCAGAGACACTTTTTACACCTTTATTTTTTAGTCCATCATTCAaagattttactttgttttttgacACAGGTTCAATTTtataacaaactgatggtttcaaAAGCTTGCCGTATGTACTTCCAGGATTTGTTAATTGATCTATTTTGCTTTCAGAGTATGTTACTAGATTAGTTTCATTTATCTTATTACGGTGatagttattttctcttttgcctttcaAAGAAACAGCAAGTCTCTTATTCTCGCTTATTTTAGGACACTTTTCCACACACTGTGCTTGGTCACAATGTTTTTTTCCATAAGCATGAAGCAacattttaatttcctgatttataTGTTGACATCCATTATACAATTCTACACCAAGCTGGCCATCTGACTCCCTGGACAATATTATTGCCCTCAACGGTTTTCCCAAGAAATTATCTTCAAACCAGCTACAGATTTCTGCTGGAATATCTACATCTCTAAGATCTGTCAAAAAACACTTAATAGCTTGCATAGGTGTAAATAGCAACTCTGGAAACTGATCTGAAATAGCCCTCAATGTACTTTCTTCTGCTAACTGCTTATTTCCAAAGTCCACAAAATAGACCAGAAAGTCAGTTAGTGAATCTGTTGGCATCGCTAAAGCTCGGTAAGAGAGACCATCCTCCACATACTTAGATATGCACAATCTCATTTTACTAGGATCATATTTTGGACAATTTTTGAGCTTACTAatctctttgatttttgtttctatcaTCTCTAggtctttattatttctactgAGTTGGCAGTAAAACTTTTTAGGACTATATATGTGAGATATGtatatttcttcttcacttccaATTTTTATGTTAAAGGAAGAATAATAGTAACTGTAAAGACTAACTGAACATGGAAATGGCTTTGATAATGTATTATACTGTGCTGAGCCataattaataaattcttttgcACTAGTAAGTGGAGATTGTAAATCCACTAAATTACATAAACAGTTTGGATATATGAGAACTAAGGCATAAATGACACAAGTCACTAATCCtcttgatgaagaaataaaattcccGAAGTCTCTGCATGCTTCTCTTGTCCAACGGAATTTACAACTAATGGGTTCAACTAAATGGATAAGACTACATCTGAAGGCTTGGccttctaaagaaagaaaacatgggttAATAGCACAAATATCTTTAACTAATACCCTTTCTTGGTAACCATAATCAACAAACGCTACGTCAAATTCTTTTCTTGATACCTGAGTCAAAATAGCAGCTCTATACCACTTCCCATCTTTGGAATACTTAGCAACACAAGCAATCTGCCCAATCTGATAAGGATCAGAATGAATGCTGTAATATCTCTGAATTTGTTCCATTAGTGATTTTAGGTCCTTTAACTTACATTGAAGCTGGCATGAAAAGTCACCTGGGCCATAATAAGAACAACACTTGACTTCAAGGACTGTTCCTGGTTTAAACATATATTCTTTATAAAGTCGTAGCGACTCAGGTCCCACAGACAAggtaaaaggattttttaaatctgagaaatTAACAGCTGGGGACTTTAACAAAGACAAGCTACTTTCTTTTAGCTTGTTTGAATGGTACTTCTTAGGTTTAGGTCCTTCAAGAAGGGAAGATAGGACTTTAACATTAactttgtttttaggttttaaacTTAACACTGAATATTCACTTAGAGAAATGGGATAACATTCTGGTTCTACTTCCCAATATTCTGCATATCCAGATTGTAACATAAGAGAGACAACATCAGTATCTTCCGAGGCTTCAATGCTCTGAATATTTACAATGTACTTGTCATCTTTTTTTGCTGTAACTTGAAGCAAAATTGCTTTGTtcaagacaatttttttaaaatagtcaattGCTGCCTTCACCCATAAATCTTCAACAGGAAATACATGTGCGAGTGAACAGCACATGGCTAAGGCAGGCAACTCACACAACTCTGGAAGCAAaatttttacatcaaaaaatGGTATGGAATCAGTATTTccataatctaaaaaataaacattgatcTTATAACCATTAATTTCAGTGATTACAGCTCTATAAAAACGTCTGTCCTTGCTGTATCTAGCACAACAAAATAATCCAGGTTTTGGGTTTCTTAGAATCAGTTCATCATTTTCACACAAATCGTAAgatctgtttatatttttcattatatcttGAAGTTCATTCTGATGTTCATTGGTGCGTACCCAGAAATTTGATGGGTTTAATACATAGGCCACAAAAGCTATATAGGCAGCCTCTATCTCCATCTCTACAGTTTTAATAGGAAAACCtacttttaaagtgtttttatttggAGAGTCTATCGATGGTTCAGTATTTCCAGTAAAACAGTCCACTGCAAAGCTGTTTACATCAGAAGCACTCGTCTCCTTAAACATATTAGAGAATTTTGATTCAGACACTGGGCAGAGTACTCGTGTGCCTACAGTCTTCAGCAGAGCCTCAGAATTGATTGTAGGCTCCTGGCTTCGTAGTGTTACATAATACAGATGTTCATCCTTATTGAACCAATCAATGTGTGCATATACTATTTGTCCTAACAAGGCTTGTTTAAATACACTCAGTTGAGATTTTCTGGCATCTCTATCTGGACTGTGTAAATATGTCAGAgaacatggaaatgaaaatagtggtactaaaataaaatcctgtttAAGTTTCTTTACATGGATGGAGGGTATGGCCTCACTACTGCCATAATCCATGAACCAGATTTTCACTTGATTATTGGGCAAGAGCTGCTGAAGAATTCCTCTATGCCACTGTCCATTTCTCCTTTTGGCAACACAAAGTAGTCCAAAGTTATCACACGTGGGACTACTTTCTTGACTGACAGTATCATAATGCAAAGTCATACACACTGTTAAGTTTTCTAACTCTGGAACCCATTGAGTTAGTTGACAATAAAATTTACTTGGGCTCGATGCAGAAGATACCTTTATACTTTCAATCCTGCCTACTGACAAAGATGGTTGCAAATTAGCCAAAACGTGTTGAATATCAAGTGAAGTATCACTATTACTTAATGATAAATCAGGTCTTTTGTGTTTTAGTAAATCTGGCATTTTCTTCGGGAATTCTTTTAACATTTCCACAATAAGGCGAAATGAATCCCCGTCAATAAGTCTGCCTAATTGTAGTTCAAGAACCTGGGATATAATTTTTGGCACTTCAAGAAGAATCATTTGAAGAGGCAAAACAGCTTGTATACAACCTTTCACTTGTAATCCTACTAATGACTTGAAATAATTCAAAGCCTTAGGAGGCCATCTTTCCCCATTTGGTAGTATGTTGGCAAAAATACCAACTATTACCCGTGGTGGTAGCTCAAATAAGTTTCCACAGGCTGAAGCAACCTGTGTACCATCAACTCTTAGTTCTTCTCCATGATCTATGAGGAGCACTGTAtagagttcatttttcttttccatgactCTTCCTCTCTGCCATTCTCCAGATACTCTTTCTTCTACCAAACAAAATTCATCAATGTCcacattattttttacttttggaatATGCTGTATTTCCCTCTGTAATATGTGGTAGTCAAACTCACATTCAATATTATTTCTGCCTTGAAATTTCACCAGAACGTCCTTGGGAAAACATTCTATGTGTGATATTGTCAGATCCATGTCTAAAAACGTTGGCAACAGAGACGTAGAATCCATTTTCTAAAAGCAAATAATAAGTACTAATTAGCTTCTGGACACACAGCTGTcacaattaaatgaaataagccttctataaatttgaaattagcCTTATTATAAGTTTGGTATGTAAACAAACCTTAAAATCTTTATatgcctgggggcacctgggtgactcagctggttaagtgagggactcttgatttttggctcaggtcatgatctcagggtcgtgagacagagccctcagggtcatgagagagagctctctgagtcaggctccatgctaggcatggaacctgcttaagagtctctctccccttctccttcccccccccccacctcatgtACACACATGCTCTCGCCtctcccccaaaaaaaaaaaaaaaaaaaaaaaaaaaaaaaaccaacaaaaacaacaacaaaaaaaacaggcacgtaattttttatcaaattgaacatactggtttaaaaaaattacattgaacAAGATAGATAAAAATGTATCTAACTTCACTGCCTTCCACTTTCAAGAAAATTCAATTGAAATAACCAAGAGAGCAGGAAAAATAGCGAGTATATATAATCACTGGAAAAGAGGAGAGCAAtcttttttcctagaaatttcCAAGTTTCTAATAGATATTGGACAGATGTGGTATAATAGAAGGAGGCCAAATAAAGTCCACTGGAGACCTCCTTCTACTGTGAGAGGAACTACTTTCCCTCATGCAGACTTCTAACAACCTATAACCCAAAGGGGTGAATGCTAGGCACAAGGGCAGAGGGTCAATCCACAGGAGACACAATGTTTGTACTCCCCACTCTGTCAATTAGTAACATTTGGACCCTATCAGCATCATTATACAACTCCTGGATTCTTCTTTGATTCAGGACAACAGGCTAAGTCCTGGACACCGTTAAGGAAAGCCAGGCATGGAAAGACCCTAAGGTAAGTTAGGTACATCCAAGCTTTGTCACTGGCATAGCTGGCCACATAAAGTGTAGAGCGGGAAGAGATCTTTAGCACAGAGGCAAAACTCTCTACTGTAACTATGGCTCTTGCTAATTTTTCTCTAGATTGTTGGGATTCTAAAACTAGTAAAGCCAATATTCACGTataaaatattccccaaattcAGGCAAGAACCAACATTTATCGTGATAGGATACAGCTCAATTCCTACATGACCTGGAGTTAACACTTAAGAACTATCAATTTCTTtctatgatgaaaaaaaataaaaatactggacttttaaaaagagcaagagagaaaaccaatttaaaaaaaaccaaggaaatgTTCCCCTAGGGAATAAATATATTGAATGAAACAGCAAATAATTGTTTCTCAGAAGtctgatttctgttttcaaatggtcaaaagagaacacatttttatatgaCTAAGTGGTCATTAAGATGCAGCAACTCAGATTAGGGAGAAATACACATACGAAATGTAAAACtgcaatgggggaaaaaatcaacacaaaataaagataaatggaatagaaggaaattttgaGAGAATACCCCAAAACGCAgaagattaaaaagataaaagatgaaagaaacatgGAGGACAGGAAATATAAAATCTTATCAAAGTATACATATTctctcagagaaacagaacagaagcCCTTTCTAAGACTTAACACCTAAGCCTGAAAGCTGAAACTAGCCACTGGAATTGAGCTGTATCCTATCACGATAAACGTTGGTTCTTGCCTgaatttggggaatattttatAAGTGACAGGCCTTTTCCAATTCCCAGACTTGAGTCAGTTCATAGACCTATCATTCCTTATAGAGGGAAGACCAGGTACTCAAGAGAGGTCATGTgctagaatacaaaaatattcttcCTGGCATTCACCCAAAGGGTCATGTGATCATTTGcctgagaaaataggaaaaggaaaaacgaTACTTAAGTCTTTCAAGAACCACACCACTTTTAGGTATAAAAAGCAAATGTAGCCAGGAGGACTTCTTCATTAAATGAAGGGGTATATACAGTATAAGGCCAAAGACAGCCCACAGTTGAATGGCATATGCAAACTACCAGGAGCCTATTCCTCCACACTGTTAACCCTCCCTCAACCCATACAAATGGCCTCACGTGGAGTTTcccagcaggagggagaaaaaaaaaaatctgagcctGGTTTGCATATGCTCTCACCTAATGCCAGCAACATCTAGAAATGGATTGCTGAAGTACTCAAGAGGCCTTgcttgagaaacaaaatgaaatagtcACAGTTGAGAGAACAGTACATCTACTTTGCTTGAAGAAATTACTGGTATTAAGAATCtattgctgggaaaattggacagctacatgcaaaagaatgaaacttgaccactctctcacaccatacacaaaaataaactccaaaatggatgaaagacctcaatgtgagacaggaatccatcaaaattctagaggagaacataggcaacaacttctatgacatcggccagagcaacctttttcacgacacatctccaaaggcaagagaaataaaagataaaatgaacttatgggactttatcaggataaagagcttctgcacagccaaggaaacagtcaaaaaaactaagagacagcccacggaatgggagaatatatttgcaaaggacaccacagataaaggactggtatccaagatctacaaagaacttctcaaactcaatacacgagaaacaaataaacaaatcataaaatgggcagaagatatgaacagacacttttccaatgaagacatacaaatggctaacagacacatgaaaaaatgttcaaaatcattagccatcagggaaattcaaatcaaaaccacactgagataccaccttacgccagttagaatggcaaagatagacaaggcaagaaacaacaattgttggagNAATGTGGGGGGTGTatgttgggtttttaaaaaaaaaaaaaaaaaaaaaaaaaaaaaaaaaaaaaaaaaaaaaaaaaaaaaagaatctattccTGGAGCtccgtatgatttctctcatctatcgaacataagaactaggaagatcagtaggggaagaaagggataaagaaggggggggtaatcagaagggggagtgaggcatgagatactatggactctgaggaacaaactgagggcctcagaggggaggggggtgggggaatgggatagactggtgatgggtagtaaggagggcacgtattacatggtgcactgggtgttatacgcaactaatgaatcatcgaactttgcatcagaaaccagggatgtactgtatggcgactaacataatataataaaaacacattaaaaaaaaaagaatctattccTATTAGTGGACAATAACTAATTCTGCAGGATGATTAGTAATTCCGATGGAGAAAGACCACAGGATTTACTAAAAGtctgaagaagagaaatatgGATGAGCCCCTGAGAATCAACATATAAGTTTGTAAGTCCTGTGTGATGGTCACCAAAGCTCCCCACTGtggaaaagtttttgtttttgtttttttaagagcaggtaggggcagagggagaggaagagagaatctcaaatctCTACGCTGGGTGTGGAATCTGATGctgggctcaacctcacaacccttatatcatgacctgagccaaaaatcaagagctgggagcccaatcgactgagccacccaggctccctggaaaAGATTCTTGACTGGGTAAACAGAATAACCTATTCTGTGGGTATCAGTTAGCTTCCTTCACCTGCCTTCACCTGCTTCAATAGTTAATAGGATCATGAAGAAAGTTTCCAGTGCCACAGATAAAGCTCCTACCCTTGTATTTTTGAAGCTCAAACTAACAATCCAGAGAAAATtaggggaagaaaacaaacagggaaTTTAAGACCAAACGTgttcaactgatcttcaacaaagcaggaaataatatccaatggaaaaaagacagtcttttcaataagtggtgctgggaaagttggacagcAGCACgtagaatgaaactgtaccactttcttacaaTATACAcgatggaagacctaaatgtgagaggaaaccatcaaaatcctagcaaacacaggcagcaatctctttgacatcagcatAGCAacttactagacacatcaccagaggcaacgggaacaaaagcaaaaatgaactactgggacttcatcaagataaaaagcttctgtacagtaaGGAAACAACTAAAAGggaacctacagaatgggagaagatatttgcaaaggacatgtctgataaaggggTAGTATTCAAAATCTAAAGAATTTACCAacttcaacaccccaaaaaaccaGATAATCCAATTAAACAGGCAACAGACatgaatagacatctttccaaagaccTACAGacggctaacaaacacatgaaaagacgctcaacattactcatcagggaaatacaaatcaaaaccctatgagataccacctcacacctgacagaatggctacaattaacaacaccagaaacagatgttggcaaggacgCGGAGAAAAGGGACCCTCTtacatgttggtgggaatgcaaactggtgcagccactctggaaaacagtacagaggttcctcaaaaagttaaaaatagaactaccctatgactcagcaattgcaaatatttacccaaaggatacaaaattacagatttgaaggggtacatgcaccccaatgtttatagcattatcaatagccaaagtatggaaagaacccaaatgtccatcgactgggATGGATAAAGAGGtgattatacatacatacacacatacacatgcacacacacagttactcagccatcaaaaagaatgaactcttgccattttcaacaacacagatggacctacagggtaaaatgctaagtgaaataagtcagaaagacataccatatgatttccctcatatgtggaatttaagaaacaaaacagatgaacacaggtgaaaggaaggaaaaataagataacagagagggagacaaaccataaggattttaactatagaaaacaaactgagggatgctggaggggaggtgggcagaggaacgggttaaatgggtgatgggcattaaggagggcactcgtagtgttgagcactgggtgttatatgtaagtgataaatcactgaattctattcccgaaaccaatattacactgtgttaactagaataaagaattaaatttaaaaaacatgtttttaagcaGTGTTTTTATACAATGGACATTTAAAGACGTAATTTAAATCAAGATGTTCTAGATCAAACCACCTTTACTCAATATTCTATTCTTTAGACTATTATCATATTCATGGAAATCCTTTGCCTACACAAGATTAAGACATCAGGAAAGGAGTTTTAGTGGAGATTCAGTTGTGTGAGATTTGGGGAATAGTTCCTTAGAATCAGACTctaaatttgtaaaatgagagggttgaATTagagtttttccaaattttttttttggcaacaaTAGCAGCAAAAATCCTTCTTAACCTAATAGAAgatgcagaaatagaaaacataagacCTTTATATTGGATTCATAAGTGGCAATCTAATAATTTCATAAATTGATACATTTTACTTATGATAAAGCCAGTAAATGAGAATACCAAAACTATTCTGATTAACACTGTCTTCATCATGTAACTTTAT contains the following coding sequences:
- the TDRD15 gene encoding tudor domain-containing protein 15 isoform X2; translated protein: MEKKNELYTVLLIDHGEELRVDGTQVASACGNLFELPPRVIVGIFANILPNGERWPPKALNYFKSLVGLQVKGCIQAVLPLQMILLEVPKIISQVLELQLGRLIDGDSFRLIVEMLKEFPKKMPDLLKHKRPDLSLSNSDTSLDIQHVLANLQPSLSVGRIESIKVSSASSPSKFYCQLTQWVPELENLTVCMTLHYDTVSQESSPTCDNFGLLCVAKRRNGQWHRGILQQLLPNNQVKIWFMDYGSSEAIPSIHVKKLKQDFILVPLFSFPCSLTYLHSPDRDARKSQLSVFKQALLGQIVYAHIDWFNKDEHLYYVTLRSQEPTINSEALLKTVGTRVLCPVSESKFSNMFKETSASDVNSFAVDCFTGNTEPSIDSPNKNTLKVGFPIKTVEMEIEAAYIAFVAYVLNPSNFWVRTNEHQNELQDIMKNINRSYDLCENDELILRNPKPGLFCCARYSKDRRFYRAVITEINGYKINVYFLDYGNTDSIPFFDVKILLPELCELPALAMCCSLAHVFPVEDLWVKAAIDYFKKIVLNKAILLQVTAKKDDKYIVNIQSIEASEDTDVVSLMLQSGYAEYWEVEPECYPISLSEYSVLSLKPKNKVNVKVLSSLLEGPKPKKYHSNKLKESSLSLLKSPAVNFSDLKNPFTLSVGPESLRLYKEYMFKPGTVLEVKCCSYYGPGDFSCQLQCKLKDLKSLMEQIQRYYSIHSDPYQIGQIACVAKYSKDGKWYRAAILTQVSRKEFDVAFVDYGYQERVLVKDICAINPCFLSLEGQAFRCSLIHLVEPISCKFRWTREACRDFGNFISSSRGLVTCVIYALVLIYPNCLCNLVDLQSPLTSAKEFINYGSAQYNTLSKPFPCSVSLYSYYYSSFNIKIGSEEEIYISHIYSPKKFYCQLSRNNKDLEMIETKIKEISKLKNCPKYDPSKMRLCISKYVEDGLSYRALAMPTDSLTDFLVYFVDFGNKQLAEESTLRAISDQFPELLFTPMQAIKCFLTDLRDVDIPAEICSWFEDNFLGKPLRAIILSRESDGQLGVELYNGCQHINQEIKMLLHAYGKKHCDQAQCVEKCPKISENKRLAVSLKGKRENNYHRNKINETNLVTYSESKIDQLTNPGSTYGKLLKPSVCYKIEPVSKNKVKSLNDGLKNKGVKSVSGSAHTENVSGSAHTKSVPGSNENDVGHKSVKVVSQSFTRELNQAASPNPSNFTRPQIKDLPQPQIYLNAKVKGYVSNISNPASFHIQLAENENVIIRLADALNERRLNIVKERKSVKPMVGDLVVAEYPGDHAIYRAVIKKILPGNSFEVEFIDYGNSAVISTSKIYEFQREFLTIPPLGIHSFLSGVKWHEPDEIWDSKTVDYFASRVSNRTVSCEFLKKHGQKWEVNIVCDRTCVINELLKWTACSKLQKTVLQMPVAVSQKVSSGEDNERKKGESKEYEGSGILQPSCQQLVKIPFEELKPGQLEKSEILYVSKSGTFYVKLSKNKKILADLTVLITKEGQKPSLSMENIEKGLECLAKSKKTLKWYRSKVAKYVDEKVLVFLVDRGRYEIVPLGNTKVLSNEIGNIPRQAVPCKWIWFENFRNWSFESIVSLFAHLDINSLFLKYLNSVWKVDILVDGLLLLEYFNLNTVHIENKLKSSESIFNVESKTPVSSCTIRSYTWAQIQNGKQYSGIATAVCDPSDFCVQLEDFFDTMKSLFVLLSDLPENLQRVPQEGLTPGASCLFKYDLEDQWNRVEISEVSNQSLLLVLIDYGFSVYIPYSDIKNLKVVPVELLDIPRLSFPCILHGILPAKGKHWNEEVKSFFQDFLSKPGLVFQFRKHNFETKLEVDVIHEKNNLADMLVASGLAVYSKGSDSLKDGVTTTGSTKIQYQLQSKPVFPLLDQNCYKRENISCTCTEKQKLKEKIVKRKEVYKNLLRKSHISKRLYSRNVTLRKKADIGKHNPLSIVTFDTCSVASFWKLTNYLKTNTNCKENSFEKLPAEEVQENNTMDLRIAVKALHANEKIVSEEHLHGLRIKRNCT